The genomic interval AAAAATGCCGCCGATCATGCCATATTCCTCGATAATGATGGCGTAAATAAAATCAGAATAGGGATGAGGTAGAAAATTACGCTGATCACTTTTGCCGATGCCCTTTCCAAATATACCGCCAGTAGCAATGGCTACATATGACATTTGCGCCTGAAAAGGAGCTTCATGGGAGTAAACTAGGGTATTTCCGTAATTCTTTAAACGGCTGTATACAGTGCCTAAGCGTTGTCCCAATGCTAAAGCTAATGTACCAGCTATCAGGCCAACAATTACCAGGTTGAATAAATATTTTACAGGTACTCTTCCCACAAACATCAAGAGCATACAGGTAGCGAATAGCAGGAAAGAAGTGGAAAAGTTGGAAAGTGCAATTAATCCACAAATCACACCACACCAGATCATAATCGGTACAAACGACATCTTGAAGTCTTCTATTTTTTGCTGACGTTTGGCCAGCATACTGGCCAGGTTGGCAATAAGAGCTAGTTTTGCCAGATCTGATGGCTGAAAGGATTGGCCGATAAACGGAATGGTGATCCACCTGGAAGCTTCATTGATATTAGAACCGAAAAAGAAGGAAAATACCAGTAGCGGTACCGAAAACCATAAAGCCACCCTGGAAAGCCTGGAATAATAGCGGTAATCAATTTTATGCGCCAGCCACATGAGCACAAGTCCCAGAATTACCAGCGATGAATGTTTGATCAGGTAATGCTCGGTATTGCCCTGCATTTTTTTGTAGGCCAGTGTGCCAGTTGCACTATACACCACCAGCACACTCATAATGGACAAAGCCAGTACAATGCACCAGATGACAGGGTCACCTTTCAGGTTCTTCTGCAACCAAATTCTAAAATCATTTACCATTCGTAATTTCTATTATTAAGAGTATGGAGTAAAAGTAGATTTTTAATCCTGCAACTTTAAATTTTTCAAATCACTCACCGCTTGTTTAAACTGAGTGCCCCGGTCTTCGTAATTCTTAAAGAGGTCAAAACTGGCACAGGCTGGTGAAAGAAGTACTACTTCTCCAGGTTTAGCCAATTGTAAGCCCATTTGCACGGCTTCCCGAATATAAGCAGTTTCCTGAATGATGGGAACTTTACCTCTAAAAAATGCCAGCAATTTACTATTATCTTTTCCCAGACATACCAGTGCTTTTACCTTTTGGTTGACCAGTTCCTCAATCTGGGTATAATCATTTCCTTTATCAATACCACCTGCAATCAGCACCACCGGCTGTTTCATGCTTTCGAGGGCATAAAAAACCGAATCTACATTGGTGGCTTTGGAATCATTAATGAAGGTTACCCCATTAATTTCTCCTGCTTTTTCCAGGCGATGCGGTGCATTCTGAAACGTTTTCAGTCCGGCTTTAATTGCAACTTCCTCAATATCCAGAATACGGCAGGTAAGAATAGCTGCCATGCTGTTAATGGCATTGTGTTTTCCCTGCACAGGTAATTCATCCAGTGCAATCCGGATGGGCGAGCCGGTACGGATAACTAAAGTATCATTCGAAAGATACGCTCCGGTTTGTACTTCACTTTCCAGGGAAACAGGCAAAAGCATTGCCGGGATATTTCGGACAGCTAATTCCTTCTCAATGGGTGGATTTTCTTTGTAGTAGATGAAATAATCTTCTTTGGCTAATTTCCGGGCAATACGAAACTTAGAATCAATGTATTTCTGAAAAGTATATTCATAGCGGTCCAAATGGTCGGGGGTGATATTGAGCAGAATAGCGATATGCGGATGAAACTCATAGGAATTATCCAGCTGGAAACTGCTGATCTCAAGTACATAATAATCAAATGTATCGGCAATTACCTGTTTGGCAAAACTCTCTCCAATATTTCCAGCTAGTCCAACTTTTAGCCCGGCAGATTTCAGTAAGTGATAAGTGAGTAAAGTCGTAGTGGTTTTGCCATTACTTCCGGTGATAGCAATCAGTTTAGCTTTGGTATACCTGGAAGCAAATTCAATTTCCGAAATAATGGTTATCCCTTTCTGTACCAGTGCTTGTATCAACGGTGCTTTATCCGGAATGCCGGGACTTTTTATCACTTCATCTGCTTCTAACACAAGGCTTTCTGTATGTTGACCCTCTTCATACGGGATTGCATTTTCTACCAGTATCTGTTTGTATTTATCAGATAAGCTGCCTTTGTCTGACAGAAAAACTTCCATTCCTTTGTGTTTTGCCAGTAACGCAGCACCTACGCCACTTTCGCCGCCACCCAGAATTACTACTTTCATAATTAGATTAATTTTGGCCAAATTACTTCAAATATAGATTAAATTGCAACAGATTGCAGATAATCCCTGGTATGAATCAATATTTAAATACAAGAGAGCGTGAACTGGTGAAAGCCGCTGTTCAATTCAAGAAAAGAGCACAAAATTTAATTAAATCCGGAAAACTGGCTGCCGAGCATGGCGTAGTAGCCGAAACCTGTGACCGTTTGCTGGAACAAGTATATTCCCATGCCGAAAACCGGTTATTTGCTTTGCAGCAGCATGAAAACCTGAAAAAATCGGTACAGGATAATGCACAATGCCCCAGATGCAAGAGTAAAGAATACCTGAAATTAAGAGGAGTAGATGTGAGTGAAAAAGGCTGGAAAATGAATAAATACTTTTGCCGGCGTTGTCATATTGAGTTTGTCTGGAACCGGCCGAACAATCCCTGGGATATGCTCAAATTTATGGAAGATTTTATTCAACAGCTGGAGCTTTCTATGCAAAACCCTGCGATAGATGAAGAAACCAAAGGGCAAACCAGGCAGGTAAAAGAACATATGGAACAAAATCTGGCGAAACTGATTCCGGTTATCGAAAATGCAGATAAAAATCTGCAGGATGTAAAGGAAAAAGATGAACAAATGGCGCAAATGCTGCATGAATTCAAAAATTACCTGCTGATTGAAAAGATCAAACTGGATACCTGGGAAAATCAGCAACATTGAGATTATTTTTCATAAAATAGCGGACAACATATTTTGAATATAAATTGCACGCATGAATCGAAACAAATTTCTGCTGAGCTGCGACTGGGGAACTTCCGCATTCAGGTTAAGATATGTAGAAACAGATACTGGGATAGTAAAAGCAGAACTTACTTCCCAACAAGGCATTGCTATTATGTTTACTGCGTATCAGAAAGCAATTTCAGATAAAGCCTTAATCGCTGAAAAGCGGATGGATTTTTATTTGTCATATTTGCTTTCGCAGATCGAAATATTATCCAGGAAAGTAGGACAATCTTTAAGCGAAGTACCAGTAATTATTTCCGGAATGGCTTCTTCTACCATCGGGATGAAAGAGCTTTCTTATACTGGTTTGCC from Rhodocytophaga rosea carries:
- the murD gene encoding UDP-N-acetylmuramoyl-L-alanine--D-glutamate ligase, whose translation is MKVVILGGGESGVGAALLAKHKGMEVFLSDKGSLSDKYKQILVENAIPYEEGQHTESLVLEADEVIKSPGIPDKAPLIQALVQKGITIISEIEFASRYTKAKLIAITGSNGKTTTTLLTYHLLKSAGLKVGLAGNIGESFAKQVIADTFDYYVLEISSFQLDNSYEFHPHIAILLNITPDHLDRYEYTFQKYIDSKFRIARKLAKEDYFIYYKENPPIEKELAVRNIPAMLLPVSLESEVQTGAYLSNDTLVIRTGSPIRIALDELPVQGKHNAINSMAAILTCRILDIEEVAIKAGLKTFQNAPHRLEKAGEINGVTFINDSKATNVDSVFYALESMKQPVVLIAGGIDKGNDYTQIEELVNQKVKALVCLGKDNSKLLAFFRGKVPIIQETAYIREAVQMGLQLAKPGEVVLLSPACASFDLFKNYEDRGTQFKQAVSDLKNLKLQD
- a CDS encoding FtsW/RodA/SpoVE family cell cycle protein, with protein sequence MVNDFRIWLQKNLKGDPVIWCIVLALSIMSVLVVYSATGTLAYKKMQGNTEHYLIKHSSLVILGLVLMWLAHKIDYRYYSRLSRVALWFSVPLLVFSFFFGSNINEASRWITIPFIGQSFQPSDLAKLALIANLASMLAKRQQKIEDFKMSFVPIMIWCGVICGLIALSNFSTSFLLFATCMLLMFVGRVPVKYLFNLVIVGLIAGTLALALGQRLGTVYSRLKNYGNTLVYSHEAPFQAQMSYVAIATGGIFGKGIGKSDQRNFLPHPYSDFIYAIIIEEYGMIGGIFTIFLYLALLYRGMLAVSRSDRAFGGLLSAGLSFSLVIQAMVNMGVAVGLLPITGLPLPLLSMGGTSLLFTGISIGIILSVSRGEIKEEVIK